Proteins encoded together in one Candidatus Methylomirabilota bacterium window:
- the ilvD gene encoding dihydroxy-acid dehydratase — protein sequence MDPRHKSRALLEGPDRAPARSYFKAIGFSDEDLSRPLVGVAHCWIEVTPCNWNHQKLAEKVKAGVRAAGGTPIEYNTVSVTDGIAMGTEGMKASLVSREVVADSVELVARGHLFDAVVGISGCDKTIPGMVMALARLGLPGVMLYGGSIMYGEYKGRRLTVQDVFEAVGAYNAGRIPKEELHGIESHACPGAGACGGQFTANTMATAFEMLGISPMGFNDVPAEDPRKEEVAFETGKLVMELLRKGVTPRQLLTRNAFLNAIAGAMATGGSTNVVLHLLAVAREAGVRLSIDDFDRVSRRTPLLADLKPAGRFTAPEMYRAGGMAVVARRLLDAGLLHADEPTVTGRTIGEEARAARETPGQEVIRPLASPVKPFGGMVILRGNLAPEGCVLKLVGQDRMLHRGPARVFDREEDAFAAIKAGKIKAGDVLVIRYEGPRGGPGMREMLAVTSALQGAGLGASVALLTDGRFSGATHGFMAGHVAPEAAAGGPIAAVRNGDTIVFDVKKRRLDIELAAAELRKRLKVWKTPKPRYTWGVMAKYARMVSSASEGAVTG from the coding sequence CTTCTCGAAGGGCCGGATCGCGCCCCGGCGCGCTCGTACTTCAAGGCCATCGGCTTCAGCGACGAGGATCTGAGCCGCCCGCTGGTCGGTGTCGCCCACTGCTGGATCGAGGTGACGCCGTGCAACTGGAACCACCAGAAGCTTGCCGAGAAGGTCAAGGCCGGGGTCCGCGCAGCCGGCGGCACGCCCATCGAGTACAACACGGTCTCGGTGACCGACGGCATCGCGATGGGGACGGAGGGCATGAAGGCGTCCCTGGTGAGCCGCGAGGTGGTGGCGGATTCGGTGGAGCTGGTCGCGCGCGGCCACCTCTTCGACGCGGTGGTGGGGATCTCGGGCTGCGACAAGACCATTCCGGGCATGGTCATGGCGCTGGCGCGGCTGGGTCTGCCCGGGGTGATGCTCTATGGCGGCTCGATCATGTACGGCGAATACAAGGGCCGACGGCTCACCGTCCAGGACGTGTTCGAGGCGGTCGGCGCCTACAACGCCGGCCGGATCCCGAAGGAGGAGCTCCACGGCATCGAGAGCCACGCGTGTCCGGGTGCCGGGGCCTGCGGCGGCCAGTTCACGGCCAACACCATGGCGACCGCGTTCGAGATGCTCGGCATCTCCCCGATGGGGTTCAACGACGTGCCGGCCGAGGACCCACGCAAGGAGGAGGTGGCCTTCGAGACCGGAAAGCTCGTGATGGAGCTCCTGCGCAAAGGGGTCACCCCGCGCCAGCTCCTGACCCGCAACGCCTTCCTCAACGCAATCGCCGGCGCGATGGCCACCGGGGGCTCGACCAACGTCGTGCTCCACCTCCTGGCGGTGGCGCGGGAGGCCGGCGTGCGGCTCTCGATCGACGACTTCGACCGGGTCTCGCGCAGGACGCCGCTCCTGGCCGACCTCAAGCCCGCCGGGCGCTTCACCGCTCCCGAGATGTACCGGGCCGGCGGGATGGCGGTGGTGGCCAGACGGCTCCTCGACGCGGGGCTGCTTCACGCGGATGAGCCGACGGTGACCGGGCGGACGATCGGGGAGGAGGCCCGGGCGGCTCGCGAGACTCCCGGGCAGGAGGTGATCCGGCCCCTGGCCAGCCCGGTCAAGCCGTTCGGCGGGATGGTGATCCTGCGGGGGAACCTGGCGCCCGAGGGTTGCGTGCTGAAGCTGGTCGGCCAGGACCGGATGCTTCACCGGGGTCCGGCCCGCGTCTTCGACCGGGAGGAGGATGCTTTCGCGGCGATCAAGGCCGGGAAGATCAAGGCCGGCGACGTCCTCGTGATCCGCTACGAGGGACCGCGGGGTGGCCCGGGGATGCGCGAGATGCTGGCGGTCACGAGCGCGCTGCAGGGAGCGGGGCTGGGCGCTTCGGTGGCTCTCCTCACCGACGGCCGCTTCTCGGGGGCGACCCACGGCTTCATGGCGGGCCACGTGGCGCCCGAGGCGGCCGCTGGTGGCCCGATCGCCGCGGTGCGCAACGGGGACACGATCGTCTTCGACGTCAAGAAGCGGCGGCTCGACATCGAGCTCGCGGCCGCCGAGCTGCGGAAACGCCTCAAGGTCTGGAAGACGCCGAAGCCCCGCTACACGTGGGGCGTCATGGCCAAGTACGCGCGAATGGTCTCCTCGGCCTCGGAAGGCGCCGTCACCGGCTAG